The uncultured Hyphomonas sp. genome includes a window with the following:
- a CDS encoding acetyl-CoA C-acetyltransferase — protein sequence MADAYIVAAKRTAGGRRGGALAEWHPGDLGAQILNALVDETGVDPAAIEDVIMGCVSQAGEQANQIGRTAVLASKLPQSVPAVSIDRQCGSSQQSLQFAAQAVMSGTQDLVIAAGVESMTRCPMGINARAGKLFEVPTDPTPQSVKEKFGIKQFSQFVGAEMIAKKHGHTKEQLDAFSVESHRRGAEATKAGAFKDEIVALKGRDPEGNEVMHDKDEGIRYDASMEGMAKLKILMDDGIMTAANASQICDGSSGVMVASEAAIKAHNLTPLARIHNLTVTAGDPVIMLEEPLFATDRALQRAGMKMSDIDLYEVNEAFAPVPLAWLKHHGADPAKLNVNGGAIALGHPLGASGTKLMTTLVYALRARGKKYGLQTMCEGGGIANVTIIEAL from the coding sequence ATGGCAGACGCATATATCGTAGCAGCAAAACGTACCGCCGGTGGCCGCCGCGGCGGCGCCCTCGCCGAATGGCACCCGGGCGATCTCGGCGCGCAGATCCTGAACGCGCTCGTGGACGAAACCGGCGTCGACCCGGCCGCCATCGAGGACGTGATCATGGGCTGCGTTTCGCAGGCCGGCGAGCAGGCAAACCAGATCGGCCGCACCGCCGTGCTCGCCTCGAAGCTGCCCCAGTCCGTGCCCGCCGTGTCGATCGACCGCCAGTGCGGCTCGTCCCAGCAGAGCCTCCAGTTCGCAGCTCAGGCCGTGATGTCCGGCACGCAGGACCTTGTCATCGCAGCCGGCGTCGAAAGCATGACCCGCTGCCCGATGGGCATCAATGCCCGCGCCGGCAAGCTGTTCGAAGTGCCGACCGATCCGACGCCGCAATCGGTGAAAGAGAAGTTCGGCATCAAGCAGTTCAGCCAGTTCGTTGGTGCCGAGATGATCGCCAAGAAGCATGGCCACACCAAGGAACAGCTCGACGCGTTCTCGGTCGAAAGCCACCGGCGCGGCGCTGAGGCCACAAAGGCCGGGGCCTTCAAGGACGAGATCGTCGCCCTCAAAGGCCGCGACCCGGAAGGCAATGAAGTGATGCACGACAAGGACGAAGGCATCCGCTACGACGCCTCGATGGAAGGCATGGCGAAGCTGAAGATCCTGATGGATGACGGCATCATGACCGCCGCCAATGCCAGCCAGATCTGTGACGGCTCCTCTGGAGTCATGGTCGCGTCCGAGGCCGCCATCAAGGCGCACAACCTCACCCCGCTGGCCCGTATCCACAATCTCACCGTCACCGCCGGTGACCCGGTGATCATGCTGGAAGAGCCGCTCTTCGCCACCGACCGCGCCCTGCAGCGCGCCGGCATGAAAATGTCCGACATCGACCTCTACGAAGTGAACGAAGCCTTCGCGCCGGTGCCGCTCGCCTGGCTGAAGCATCACGGCGCAGACCCGGCGAAGCTGAACGTCAATGGCGGCGCCATCGCGCTTGGCCACCCGCTCGGCGCTTCGGGCACCAAGCTGATGACCACACTGGTCTATGCCCTGCGCGCCCGCGGCAAGAAGTATGGCCTGCAAACCATGTGCGAAGGCGGCGGCATCGCCAACGTCACCATCATCGAAGCCCTGTAA